A part of Chlorocebus sabaeus isolate Y175 chromosome 4, mChlSab1.0.hap1, whole genome shotgun sequence genomic DNA contains:
- the CAPSL gene encoding calcyphosin-like protein isoform X2 yields MQERASIVSVPSNWWQKMAGTARHDREMAIQAKKKLTTATDPIERLRLQCLARGSAGIKGLGRVFRIMDDDNNRTLDFKEFMKGLNDYAVVMEREEVEELFRRFDKDGNGTIDFNEFLLTLRPPMSRARKEVIMQAFRKLDKTGDGVITIEDLREVYNAKHHPKYQNGEWSEEQVFRKFLDNFDSPYDKDGLVSKEDFLNYYAGVSASVDTDAYFILMMTKSWRL; encoded by the exons ATGGCAGGGACAGCGCGCCATGACCGAGAGATGGCAATCCAGGCCAAGAAAAAGCTCACCACGGCCACCGACCCCATTGAAAGACTCCGACTGCAGTGCCTGGCCAGGGGCTCTGCTGGGATCAAAGGACTTGGCAG AGTGTTTAGAATTATGGATGACGATAATAATCGAACCCttgattttaaagaatttatgaAAGGGTTAAATGATTATGCTGTGGTAATGGAAAGGGAAGAGGTAGAAGAGCTTTTCCGGAGGTTTGATAAAGATGGAAATGGAACAATAGACTTCAATGAATTTCTTCTCACATTAAGA CCTCCAATGTCCAGAGCCAGAAAAGAGGTAATCATGCAAGCTTTTAGAAAGTTAGACAAGACTGGAGATGGCGTTATAACAATCGAAGACCTTCGTGAGGTGTATAATGCAAAACACCATCCAAAGTACCAGAATGGGGAATGGAGTGAGGAACAAGTATTTAGGAAATTTCTGGATAACTTTGATTCACCCTATGACAAAGATGGATTG gttTCGAAAGAAGACTTTTTGAATTATTATGCAGGTGTCAGTGCTTCTGTTGACACCGATGCCTATTTCATTTTGATGATGACAAAATCTTGGAGATTATAA
- the CAPSL gene encoding calcyphosin-like protein isoform X1, with the protein MQERASIVSVPSNWWQKMAGTARHDREMAIQAKKKLTTATDPIERLRLQCLARGSAGIKGLGRVFRIMDDDNNRTLDFKEFMKGLNDYAVVMEREEVEELFRRFDKDGNGTIDFNEFLLTLRPPMSRARKEVIMQAFRKLDKTGDGVITIEDLREVYNAKHHPKYQNGEWSEEQVFRKFLDNFDSPYDKDGLVTPEEFMNYYAGVSASIDTDVYFIVMMRTAWKL; encoded by the exons ATGGCAGGGACAGCGCGCCATGACCGAGAGATGGCAATCCAGGCCAAGAAAAAGCTCACCACGGCCACCGACCCCATTGAAAGACTCCGACTGCAGTGCCTGGCCAGGGGCTCTGCTGGGATCAAAGGACTTGGCAG AGTGTTTAGAATTATGGATGACGATAATAATCGAACCCttgattttaaagaatttatgaAAGGGTTAAATGATTATGCTGTGGTAATGGAAAGGGAAGAGGTAGAAGAGCTTTTCCGGAGGTTTGATAAAGATGGAAATGGAACAATAGACTTCAATGAATTTCTTCTCACATTAAGA CCTCCAATGTCCAGAGCCAGAAAAGAGGTAATCATGCAAGCTTTTAGAAAGTTAGACAAGACTGGAGATGGCGTTATAACAATCGAAGACCTTCGTGAGGTGTATAATGCAAAACACCATCCAAAGTACCAGAATGGGGAATGGAGTGAGGAACAAGTATTTAGGAAATTTCTGGATAACTTTGATTCACCCTATGACAAAGATGGATTG GTGACCCCCGAAGAGTTCATGAACTACTATGCAGGCGTGAGCGCATCCATTGACACTGATGTGTACTTCATCGTCATGATGAGAACCGCCTGGAAGCTTTAA
- the CAPSL gene encoding calcyphosin-like protein isoform X3: protein MAGTARHDREMAIQAKKKLTTATDPIERLRLQCLARGSAGIKGLGRVFRIMDDDNNRTLDFKEFMKGLNDYAVVMEREEVEELFRRFDKDGNGTIDFNEFLLTLRPPMSRARKEVIMQAFRKLDKTGDGVITIEDLREVYNAKHHPKYQNGEWSEEQVFRKFLDNFDSPYDKDGLVTPEEFMNYYAGVSASIDTDVYFIVMMRTAWKL, encoded by the exons ATGGCAGGGACAGCGCGCCATGACCGAGAGATGGCAATCCAGGCCAAGAAAAAGCTCACCACGGCCACCGACCCCATTGAAAGACTCCGACTGCAGTGCCTGGCCAGGGGCTCTGCTGGGATCAAAGGACTTGGCAG AGTGTTTAGAATTATGGATGACGATAATAATCGAACCCttgattttaaagaatttatgaAAGGGTTAAATGATTATGCTGTGGTAATGGAAAGGGAAGAGGTAGAAGAGCTTTTCCGGAGGTTTGATAAAGATGGAAATGGAACAATAGACTTCAATGAATTTCTTCTCACATTAAGA CCTCCAATGTCCAGAGCCAGAAAAGAGGTAATCATGCAAGCTTTTAGAAAGTTAGACAAGACTGGAGATGGCGTTATAACAATCGAAGACCTTCGTGAGGTGTATAATGCAAAACACCATCCAAAGTACCAGAATGGGGAATGGAGTGAGGAACAAGTATTTAGGAAATTTCTGGATAACTTTGATTCACCCTATGACAAAGATGGATTG GTGACCCCCGAAGAGTTCATGAACTACTATGCAGGCGTGAGCGCATCCATTGACACTGATGTGTACTTCATCGTCATGATGAGAACCGCCTGGAAGCTTTAA